The Mastomys coucha isolate ucsf_1 unplaced genomic scaffold, UCSF_Mcou_1 pScaffold4, whole genome shotgun sequence genome has a segment encoding these proteins:
- the Tbxa2r gene encoding thromboxane A2 receptor gives MWPNGTSLGACFRPVNITLQERRAIASPWFAASFSALGLGSNLLALSVLAGARPGAGPRSSFLALLCGLVLTDFLGLLVTGAVVASQHAALLDWQATDPSCRLCHFMGAAMVFFGLCPLLLGAAMAAERFVGITRPFSRPTATPRRAWATVGLVWVAAGTLGLLPLLGLGRYSVQYPGSWCFLTLGAQRGDVAFGLMFAILGSASVGLSLLLNTVSVATLCRVYHTREAAQRPRDCEVEMMVQLVGIMVVATVCWMPLLVFIAQTLLQTPPVMSPSGQLSWTTEHQLLIYLRVATWNQILDPWVYILFRRSVLRRLHPRFSSQLQAVSSSPPPAQAMLSGS, from the exons ATGTGGCCCAATGGCACCTCGCTGGGGGCCTGCTTCCGCCCGGTGAACATCACTCTGCAGGAGCGGCGTGCCATCGCATCTCCGTGGTTCGCTGCATCCTTCAGCGCGCTGGGCCTGGGGTCCAACCTGCTGGCGCTGAGTGTGCTGGCCGGGGCGCGGCCCGGCGCGGGGCCCCGCTCCTCCTTCCTCGCGCTGCTGTGCGGCCTCGTTCTCACCGACTTCCTGGGGCTGCTCGTCACCGGCGCCGTCGTGGCGTCGCAGCACGCCGCCTTGTTGGACTGGCAAGCCACCGACCCCAGCTGCCGCCTGTGCCACTTCATGGGCGCGGCCATGGTATTTTTCGGGCTGTGCCCCCTGCTTCTGGGGGCCGCCATGGCCGCCGAGCGCTTCGTGGGCATCACACGGCCCTTCTCACGACCCACGGCCACGCCACGCCGCGCCTGGGCCACCGTCGGGCTGGTGTGGGTGGCGGCCGGGACGCTCGGGCTGCTGCCACTGCTGGGCCTTGGCCGCTACAGTGTGCAGTACCCCGGCTCCTGGTGCTTCCTGACGCTCGGGGCACAGCGCGGTGACGTGGCCTTCGGACTCATGTTCGCGATCCTGGGCAGCGCGTCCGTGGGGCTGTCCCTCCTGCTCAACACCGTGAGCGTGGCCACGCTCTGCCGCGTCTACCACACGCGCGAGGCCGCGCAGCGCCCGCGGGACTGCGAGGTGGAGATGATGGTTCAGCTCGTGGGCATCATGGTGGTGGCCACGGTGTGCTGGATGCCCTTGCTG GTCTTCATCGCGCAGACCTTGCTGCAGACACCGCCTGTCATGAGCCCCTCCGGGCAACTGTCGTGGACCACAGAGCACCAGCTGCTCATCTACCTGCGCGTGGCCACATGGAACCAGATCTTGGACCCCTGGGTCTACATCCTCTTTCGCCGGTC